Genomic window (Cyprinus carpio isolate SPL01 chromosome B7, ASM1834038v1, whole genome shotgun sequence):
ttaaaacattaatacattaaaattcaaaattgctctttaaagtaataaatacactaaattaaaagttaaaatcaatgaattacaaatgaaaataaataatagaaatcagACTACATTTTAACTGATAAGAAGAATACACATTTAACTCATTGAGCTAGTAATTAGGACTGTATTAGTCGGCTTAaatttacagttactgctattaTTAAAATACTCTGATATGTAGGATTAAAATTCTTCATgtgtcacatttaatgtccaacaacaaatattttagcagaatgtATATTTTACTCAGAATTATTGTGCTGTTATATTTAGCACACATTCACGCAGCCGGGCTTGTTCACGCATCCAGCCTCGCCCACTCCTGACAGTAAAATGGATATATTTTCAtaactttctaacatttacatgtgaaaaatatacctgtgacGTGTCAGTTATGCCCTAAGGAAAACACAACCCAattgcattaaacagcacaaatattagCTGTTTGCCATAGTGGATCGATTTGATCCATGATCGACCTTAAGGGCTGCTTAAAGGGATCATCAGAttcccattttccacaagctgatatgattctttagggtcttaatgaaaagtctgtaaaatagattggttaaaatttttcaatggtagtgtaaaacaacactctttttaccctgtcaaaaacagctcttttcagagcaagccgttttgtagcattttcctttaaatgcaaatgagctttgctgaccccgcccctctcttccaagccGCTCTCTGAGTAGTCTCAGTCCCAGAGGTCACGCACACAGACCAttggctaaatgtctgatgcatatgggacacaaaggccctgttccaagtggaacacTTCATATGCACTTTCGGTCTTGCAGACTTACAATGGGCGCTGCGTGTGCGTGTCTGTTATGTCCACGagaccgtagggtgtcccattcatcattttaaatttcacaagGGTGCTCGCAAACATCCCCTCTGCGGCCATTATGCACCCTCGATCCGCACTTCTGCTGAGCCCACACTGGGGCGAGCtccgcagcagacttctacccgacagtcaaagcagcattacGCCACGAAAGTTCGGAGTCAGAGGAAGACCGCAAGGGTTTAGGGTgcgatttgggacagggccaaaaATGGAAACGCTTCAGTAGTgtcgaagtcatcatcggattggttgaattctacaggacttccgggagacgtgtgtgtcgcattcttaaacgttccgcctggaaacaaagatgccgtggcaccaaaccccctcacgaaagaagaaagccatagtgtttacaactgtgatgacaagtgcttatcaggatcaactaaacactttcaaaagtatgtgaaatatttaaagttctcagcatagaatctttaaaatacttcCGAGAGTTTTACGCACCGTTGTGTTAAGGCTGATTAATACTTCTGCGTCGtacctacgccgtagcctttacGCAGTAGGCTATGCGtcggttttcatttatatttctgcgtcgttgtccgcgtcgacatgcagtacacatgcagaccgctagtctgcagtgtccacgggcatgttgatggtgtaacctgcagtaccacgacaaaagcctGTCCTGaagggaggggcctgtctgtgtgaagtcacaaagacaggcatctgagaccAGCTTAATTTGAGATAATATATCATGACATTCTTTGTGcactgttaaatgtttaataaacattctaaaaaacaatttccttttcatttaacACATCACTATAAtcctaaaaaatataattaaataagcaattACGTTTTAATTTTAAGTGGGAGAACTTGTCAACTACagagtgaataaaacaaaaataattgtttaaagaAGGCCAACTTAATCTGTCCTGCACACATACAGATAAACATTGTCCAGAACTATCTCAGCACATACAGCAGCACACGTTCATGCATGCCGTGTCTAATAAAATATGGGATAATGTGGTTGTGAGACCAAAGAAAGCCATCAAAATAAGATGATTAAGCTTAATCAATAAGAATGAATTATTGTGAGGCTTAAATTGACAGAAGAGTCCATGATTAGCACATGCACACAGGCTGCTCAAGACCTGAAAGTTGTTTCCTAAATTGCAGTAAAACATTGGATCATCCCTGACCTGTCCAACCTTTATAAGGGACAGTAGCCAAACACCAAAGAGTCAGTGCCCTCAGCGTTACCCAACAACAGTGTACTTATGGACTACATGCCTGTGGGTCCAAGTGTAAATAAGAGGTGAACGCTGCCCCCTGTAGGACTAAAAGAATAATGCAAAAACACGTTTTTTTCTAGACTGATTTCTCGTATGCTATATTGAAGCAGAAACCGAGCCTTGTCACAGTAGAATGCCTTGTGTAGAAATCTGGGGACACTGtactttttttacaatttttttttttttttactttgtaaacgCATTCCCTTGGAGCTGAAAAATGACAAACTTGCCTCCTAGGGTTCTGCCTTTTCTGCTAAAACCACACACAAATCATCAGTAAGAGGGTTAACAGCTGCAGCACATGAATGAAAAGCTCTGTGTTGCTCAGGAGAGAAAAACAAGTCAAATCAGCATGATAGTGTCGCTTAAGGATCCTGGTCAGTGGTTTGGCTTTACAGATGAACTTGTATGACCTGGTTTTGTGTCCTTTTTCTGTGAGAACATGTGATAATGACAGATACACTGGGGCAAAACCCACATAAAATGTTGCAAAAACACTTTATGTCAAGAGACAGATAATAAGGAAACACTATGTGTAGCCAACAACAAAGAATGAATGCAATGTAAGATGAATAGACTAAAATGACAATGCATATAAAATACCTTAAGAGATACAACAATTATCAGAAGTAATGATAAAGCTTAAATGCATTACTCACCAGTAATATGCAGAATCTAGCACATAGTTATGGAATAACCTCCTTTAAGAGTTCACAGCTTCTCCAACCATTCACTGAGAACCAAAAACCCTTTCCAGCAGTTCCAGTAGTGTAGTCAATTGTTTAAAAGAGTCTACACTTTGATAGGTCCATGAGTACGCTGGAAGGGGCATCATCCTACTAAGCATAGCAACTTATGGCATGCAGACATAACAATCAGCCCTTCTGTACTTATTAAATACGACATATACTCAAACACACAttccaaataaacacacattgcTCTAAAGCACTACagcaatgggaaaaaaaagaataaaaaatgaatctGAAACTGtggcatatttaataaataaacagtgtttaATCAAATAAGCTTGGTTCACTTGCCATTTCGACTTAATCTGATCTGGTACACAAATAACCAAAGGTGGACAACATGTTCTGTGTAAACACTACCTGAACAAATTAGAGCTGTTCACATAACATCAATAAAGGAAGCATCATGACTTTAAATATacctaatatataataataaatcaaagcaTAACATCTTGTTTTGTGATTTTACAACTCAAAATGATCAGATCTGTTTTATATTGATAGACCAAAGAGAAAAGGaccaaacagaagaaaaaagaaactttgtagcaccattaaatttttttctttacctAACAGCAGTAATcttgaagtatatatatatatatatatatatatatatatatatatatatatatatatatatatatatatatatatatatatataatatatatatatatatacagtatatatacagtacaggtcaaaagtgttggaaacattactatttttaatgtttttgaaagaagtctcttctgctcatcaagcctgcatttatttgatcaaaaatacagaaaaaacagtaatattgtgaaatattattacaacttaaattaatagttttctatttgaatatactttaaaaaaaataatttattcctgtgatgcaaagctgaattttcagcatcattactccagccttcagtgtcacatgtaacatccagtctatcacatgatcatttagaaatcattctaatattctgatttattatgagtgttggaaacagttctgctgtctaatatatttgatgaataaaaggttaaaaagaactgcatttattcaaaataaaataaaaaaattctgataatatatattctaataatatattttctttactatcactttttatcaatttaacacatccttgctgaataaaagtattgattttatttttaaaaacaaaaaagaaataaaaattactgaccccaaattactgaccagtagtgtatattgttattacaaaatatttatattttaaaaacatagcttctcttttttttgttgttgtttttttactttttattcatcaaagtatcctaaaaaaagtatcacatgttctgaaaaaatattaagcagcagaagtttgataatttattaaagttttttcatattagaatgatttctaaaggatcatgtgataatgatcctaaaaattcagctttgcatcacagaaataaatgatactttaaagtataatacatttaaaaacaattattttaaattgtaataatatatcacaatattacatttttttctgtatttttgatcaaataaatgcaggcttgatgagcagaagaaacttctttcaaaaacattaaaaatagtaatgtttccaaacttttgacctgtactgtatatatatatatattgggtcaATCTGTCCAATGGAGGTTGCTTGACCAATTTtaattttcctaattttttttacctctgtttACTGGTATTGCAAAACTTGGTTAACTACAGTGTTGGGTCTTTGTGTCAAGGGTcacaacaaattaaacaaacgTTTATGGAAACCTCAAAACTTCATTAACTTGGCTCAGGATAGTCCTATAGCTCCttggaataaaaaaattacatccagtgcacattttaaaataaaaacaagaggtaatcacgccaaaaaaaaaaaaaaaatgggaaaattaAATTGGTCAAGCAATCAACTTTACACCTGAGATGGATTGACCctattaacatataaaaaatgtGAACTAATTTAACCTGCTAACCATACATAATAAACTCATAAACAATTGTGTTACATATTTTTCATGTATATTCTCTCTGACTGACCATACCTGCTTTTACAGTATTCACGTCTATATTCCTCAGCGTAGTCTCTTCAGCACATTTATCTGGCCTGTGTTTATATATTGATGTGTGATCAGTGGGAGGGGGTTTATTAATGTGTCATCTCTGCTGGTCCAGATTGCTGCCCGTCAGCAGGTCTCCTCCACAGGATCTATTCAGCAACTCTTTCAGTGCTTCATTGACATCTATATTAAACACGCTGCTAAAGCTACAGTTTGGGAAGGTGACCTGAAAAGAACCCATCTCTTCCTGTACCCACTGCAGCTCAGCACACAGCTCCTTTTGCAAGGCCTCATAACGAGTCTGCCTCTCCTTATATCGCTCGCTCACTCGGCTAACGCTGGCATCCACACTCCTCATGTCTTCGTGAACACCCCTCCTCTGGGCCTCGACTTTACGAAACTCATAACGGAGCTGGGACAACTCATGTCTGATGCTTTCGCTTTCTTCTTTGTACCACATCTCCTTCTCATTGTAGATGGACACTAGTGCATCAATGTCTTCTTGCAGGGAGTCGTGGGCCGACGCCAGCTGGCAGAAAGTGCCCTCCATGCCCGACACATCCTCCTCCACCTGTGCGAAGCGTTCAAAGTTGATGTAGGTGTTGTTAGGAGGCATACTGGAGTGGGACTTGATGGTGTACTCTTTGAGACGCTTCGTCTTCAGCTGCCTacgctctctcttcctctctggtGCTTTGCTGCGTTCCTCTTTATGCTCGTTAGACTGCCAACAGACAATGGGGTTAAGACTGAGAGTCATATTTAAGGACAGAGTGAGAGAAAGTGAAAAAATGAATGCCTATAAATGTCTTTCAGGCACACAATCACAAGCTCATAACATACCTTAATCCAGGGGTGGTTCAATGCATCTTGAATTGTGAGCCTCTTTCTGAAACACATGATTGAGATGGTAATTTATGCCATATTACTTGCAACAAGCACCATATTCGGTTTTGTCACAAACACAAagctcacactcaaacacaaatgGCCTTAGCTGACCTCAGCCCTCTGCACTTACTTGGTGTCTTTTTCCAGTAGTTGTCGTATAAAATTCTTGGCAAGCTCACTGGTGTGGCCGAAGAATTCATCATCAAACTCATAGTTCATGGCTGAGATGTTTCCCAGGGTGTCTTGCTTCGTTTCTCCTAGGAAAGGAGATGCCCCACTCAACCTACATTTAGAAAGCGTATTAGCAACATATTAGACGTATTAGAACTATAATCTCATATGCATTTATagacttaaaaaaattacatttttgcgtACTTACAGAATATATGTTATAACACCAACACTCCTATAAAAGTAAAgcattaaattgaattattaaccatttaaaaaaaagctcaaatgattgagatatttacatttcaattaacattaaaaaaatgatccTTACCACATATCTGCTTCCAGTCCCAGTGGCTCATAATTCACAATCTCTGGAGCTGAAAACCGTAAAAACAATATgaagtgcaaaataataattctcAGAAGAGGAATAAATCGTAtaagaataattcacccaaaaaataaaaatttgtggaaaacatatactcaccctcagaccatccaaaattagtttgtttttgcattagaatagattttgtgaaatttagctttacatcaatgggtgccgtcagaatgagcacTCAAACTGCAGTTAAAAACTTCACAATACTCCACAAGTAACCAACACGACTCCAGTCAATCAATCAACAAAAAGCAAAAGCTGcgtgttttgaaagaaatgaatccATCATTAATGTGTTTTCAACTTTAAACAAGGCCTATATCCATAATATTGAGTACcccatctgaatcaggagagaaatatgcactgtttataagcaaaaatagtcTAAAATAGTTCTAAActaatatgttggtggattttgatgcgagaggacaacaggaggtggactttttcactgaaggaagcgttattatggattagaagtgatggttttaagttaaaatgtcttaatggatttgtttcttacaaacacaaactttccctcacttcacaagacgttaactgatggattggagtcgCATTGATttcttgtgggttattgtgatggtCTTATTTAAACTCTGAtattgatggcacccattcactgcagaggattcattggtgagcaaatgatgtaattctaaatttctccaaatctgttccaaagaagcaacaaactcatcttcatcttggatggtctgatgGTGAATAAATATTCTGCAAATTTTCATGTGAACTTTTAAAGTGTGTTAGGggtcattcacacagaacacatttttgcattccattgcactgctttgtgttatttttctatgtaaacatgctagATGAGCATGTTTGAATGTTGCGCTCATGAGGTCTTGCATTGTTCGCAGCGTCTTACGCATTACACGGCAAATGTGGGACTCAAGGGCATTTTAAGAAACACGTTCTGTGTAAATGGCTCCTTAGTGTGTATGTTAAAGGCTGCAGGCTTTAGGGTTTAAACAGAACATGTATCATACCAACAAACTCTGGTGTTccaaagatgtttttaaactcAACGCCTTCAGCAATCTTGTGGGCCAAGCCAAAATCAATCAGTTTGATTCGGGGAAGAGGGGCATTCTTATCCAGAAGCATGATGTTTTCAGGCTGCAAACCggaaaataaattacacacacaggAGCACACccacactcatacacacagaAAGACGCACTGTTCTTCTGACAGAGCGTTCTGCAACACTCCACATCTGTCTgcacaaatgtgttttattgtaatgttCTGGGGCAGTGTGATGAGACCAGTGGGTGTACTGTACCTTCAGGTCAAAATGAGCAATATTCCTTGTGTGCAAATAGTGCACGCCCTCTAGAATCTGTTTAATAAACTGTGTGGCTTCCTCCTCACTTAGAGACTCTTTCGCTGCCAAAAAGTCAAAAAGCTCTCCTCCAGACACCCTACAAATATACATAATCTCCTCTCAGTAACAATATGGGGGTGAAAAATTTGATAAAATTCGCACATAAAATATGATCCAAGCCCAAACTTGGTGTAATAACGAAATCATTTATATAAGCATCAGAACAAGCTCTACTCACAGCTCCAAAATCAACACAACGTCTGTCTTGTTCTCAAACACATCATGCAACATGACGATATTGGGATGGTGTATCTGCTGTAGGATGTTGACCTCTCGCTCAATCTCTTCTCGGAGCACACCTCGCCGGCTAGCAATACTCTGACGCTTCTTTATGAACTTGGCTGCAAAATCCCGGCCTGAACTCTTTTCACGACACTGCTTAACAATTGCAAACTGCCCACTGAAAAACACATGAACAGttataaaacacacactgacacaagcAACACACCATAATGCATCCTTTAAGTGTTTATACTCTATATAGACACTTAAAGGCCAATGTAtataatatgttgtattttattttatatttttcatttgtacacTGCAGATTGTTGTTATATTCAGTTCATATTAGAGacccaataaaaaaaatgtaattaaaagatTTCATACTGTGTATGCAGTTTCAGCAATCTCTGATCCTCATTAGAATTGTGCTGGGATAAAAGTTTTGGAGTCAGGCGAATGACCCTGTGCCCCTCTATATAGCAACTATATGAATGCAGCTGTGTAATGTGTATCATATATATTGCAGCAATCAGCAAGTATATGATAAACCAACAAGtaaacagctatttttttttatacctgccAAGTTCCTCTCCAATCACATAGTAATTCTCGACCTGCTGCTGCTTGAACACAGCCATTGTGATcttatttaaggaaaaaaaaaaaaaaaaaaaagattactcaTAAAAAACAgtatacacacaaaaatgtacaGGCCTAATTGTTTTATTCAATCTCTATGTATAAATAAACTAAGTAAAATCTCAACttaatgcatatacagtacaataaaGTTAAGTATTATATGGTTTGTTGTGACCAGGGCTGGATTATTTGGGCCAGACGGCCCACCaccatttctatatatatatatatatatatatatatatatatatatatatatatatatatatatatatatatatatatatataggggttaATTTGGAATTTGATATATGGGGGAGCTCTATGGTTTGGGGCTTTTATAGCCTATATATGTAGTGGTGTACAGTACAatgaatatacacagtacacacacacatattccataaacaaaaacttttattttggatgtgtttaatcGTTTGACACCACTAATACGTATAACCTCATTAATACttcatctttcatttaaaattcttacatttaatctataaattcaattataataatggGATTATTGTTATCTCTacattatcaaattaaatcatttacactgaaaaaatacaaTTGCACTGAATGATGTTAtgagattgttttaaatattttttggaatatacaaACAAGAACTGATGGtgcaaattatacttttaaaactaaattaaaaagccAGAAGGTGCCAGTAGTGAGCGTTTAATGAGTGAGTCAATGAGTTGTTCATTCAAgcgattcgttcaaatggctgattcatcaGATGTTTATGCATGGGCTATTGAAACTTTGAATCAACCGATTCGTTCAGAACATGGAATCATTCAGCAATGAATCGGCTGGTTGCTGTGAGATGCGCTGTGGTTTGACCTAAAATGTGACCTAATATTATTACTTGCTTATTGAACTGTTTATTGAACTATTTAACAGTCGTAATGGTGAAAACGTTGTGTGATGTTGCCTtactaactgtattttaaatataaaaacttttcatttgGAGTTTTGACCTCAGCATGCTTACTTGTTTGACGTTAATGAAGGGTTAATGTCGAGCCCCAGAGTCAGTGTGCAGGGACTCAAACCCCGGACGGCCCCGGTCCAATATAAACCCTGTATACACTataccagtcaaaggtttttgaacagtaagatttttcatgtttaaatgtttcaaaccAATGGGCCACTGGCTGCTCGCTGTCCCTTCGTAATGGTcctcggcaaaaaaaaaaaaaaaaaaaaacatcttctgtCGGCCCCTTAGGTGCGTCGTCCCACCGGGGAATGTATGCCCGATTACCAATCCAGCCCTGGTTGTGACCTAAATATTTCATTCATGATGGTGGGGCAAATTTAGATCTTACTTAACGTAAGTGTGCAAGAAAAGGATGAGGTCTCACCTATATTTAGCCTAAATTTATCCAAGGAAAACTGGTGTCTGGAATATAGAAAAAATGGAAAACTCACAAAATGCACAATGGAAAAAGTCTATTTTGACAGGTATTTTCTAACTGACGAGATATGCTTCCCATGTTGTAACGCTTCTAATGTGCATTCGATGCTTCCCtcaaaaaagaaacactttttaCCAGACAAACACGACCATTTTAACTACTGTTCATCCTGGAGGTAGGCGTGATCTCCAGAAAGACGGTGTAATTGCActccgtttgtttgtttttaattttcgaAATCGTAGACGTAAAAGTAAACGCAATAAAAAtcagcaaatgcatttatttccacAGCGGTAACATATAAGGACTAATCTAAAGAGTTCGTGCAGTTGCATgtctaatgtatttattaaaagtaagtaaaataacaagaaatgtaCCTACCTGTAATCACCAACAAATATGATACGCTTCTGAATCCTATCATGCGCTCACGCGACTTTCTTCGCAGACCATTGGAAAAAAGAGCACGCGTCTCAGCTGCAGCAGCGTGTCGTGTTTCTAAAAGTGGACACGCCACCTGTTGAACTCATGCCTGAGCATTAGAACGACAACAGACTGACAGGCTTGTCCCTTGactaaaaaataacacaacataaGGGATGTTTGTGAATTATATCCAGGTTGGACGGTCGTCGCTGTCTGTGGGTCACAGAATGATAAATGTCGCCCGTTGTCTCACTCTTCTATTCTGTTTACTGCTGACATGTGCTAAAGCTTATCATTTTTAACATGTGACAAACAGTTGCATGTAGTTTTTGTAATACACGAGCATGCCAAgggtttttagtatttatttattatttacca
Coding sequences:
- the LOC109088874 gene encoding death-associated protein kinase 3-like: MAVFKQQQVENYYVIGEELGSGQFAIVKQCREKSSGRDFAAKFIKKRQSIASRRGVLREEIEREVNILQQIHHPNIVMLHDVFENKTDVVLILELVSGGELFDFLAAKESLSEEEATQFIKQILEGVHYLHTRNIAHFDLKPENIMLLDKNAPLPRIKLIDFGLAHKIAEGVEFKNIFGTPEFVAPEIVNYEPLGLEADMWSVGVITYILLSGASPFLGETKQDTLGNISAMNYEFDDEFFGHTSELAKNFIRQLLEKDTKKRLTIQDALNHPWIKSNEHKEERSKAPERKRERRQLKTKRLKEYTIKSHSSMPPNNTYINFERFAQVEEDVSGMEGTFCQLASAHDSLQEDIDALVSIYNEKEMWYKEESESIRHELSQLRYEFRKVEAQRRGVHEDMRSVDASVSRVSERYKERQTRYEALQKELCAELQWVQEEMGSFQVTFPNCSFSSVFNIDVNEALKELLNRSCGGDLLTGSNLDQQR